The following are encoded in a window of Deltaproteobacteria bacterium genomic DNA:
- a CDS encoding ribosome recycling factor, protein MTEDVLTGAKQDMEKTLGALRRELSHVRTGRASTSILEGLTVDYYGAKTPLNQLATLSAPEPTLLVVTPFDKSVIGAIEKTIKASDLGLNPLNDGKLIRIPIPPLTEERRRDLVKHVRKLAEDYRVSMRTHRRDSLEMLKELEKEKAITEDDRRHAAEKIEALTKQYIERVEQVLKAKEDEIMAV, encoded by the coding sequence ATGACCGAGGACGTCCTCACCGGTGCCAAGCAGGACATGGAGAAGACGCTCGGGGCGCTGCGCCGCGAGCTGTCCCACGTGCGCACCGGCCGCGCCTCCACGTCGATCCTCGAGGGCCTCACCGTCGACTATTACGGCGCCAAGACGCCGCTCAATCAGCTCGCCACCCTCTCCGCGCCGGAGCCGACGCTCCTCGTCGTGACGCCGTTCGACAAGAGCGTCATCGGGGCCATCGAGAAGACGATCAAGGCCTCGGACCTCGGCCTGAACCCCTTGAACGACGGCAAGCTCATCCGCATCCCGATCCCCCCGCTCACCGAGGAGCGCCGGCGGGACCTGGTCAAGCATGTGCGCAAACTTGCCGAAGACTACCGGGTGTCCATGCGCACGCACCGGCGGGACTCCCTCGAGATGCTGAAGGAGCTCGAGAAGGAGAAGGCCATCACCGAGGATGACCGGCGGCACGCGGCCGAGAAGATCGAGGCGCTCACCAAGCAGTACATCGAGCGCGTCGAGCAGGTCCTCAAGGCCAAGGAAGACGAGATCATGGCCGTCTGA
- a CDS encoding UMP kinase, which produces MATGPTYRRVLLKISGEALAGPAGYGIDPEVLASFAAELKDVHALGCQLALVIGGGNIFRGLAGSSHIDRATGDYMGMLATVINALALQDALEKADVPTRVLSAIEMQQVAEPYIRRRATRHLEKGRVVIFAAGTGNPFFTTDTAASLRAMEIGAQVIFKATRVDGVYDADPMKHPGAVRFEKLSYIDVLNRQLQVMDATAISLCMDNALPILVFNMMRPGNIKKAVMGARIGTLVHGGPT; this is translated from the coding sequence GTGGCCACCGGTCCCACCTATCGCCGCGTCCTCCTCAAGATCAGCGGCGAGGCGCTGGCGGGTCCCGCCGGGTACGGGATCGACCCCGAGGTGCTGGCCTCGTTCGCGGCCGAGCTGAAGGACGTCCACGCGCTCGGCTGCCAGCTCGCCCTGGTGATCGGCGGCGGCAACATCTTCCGCGGGCTGGCCGGCAGCTCGCACATCGACCGGGCCACGGGCGATTACATGGGGATGCTGGCGACGGTCATCAACGCGCTGGCGCTCCAGGACGCGCTCGAGAAGGCCGACGTGCCCACGCGGGTGCTCTCCGCCATCGAGATGCAGCAGGTGGCCGAGCCGTACATCCGGCGCCGGGCCACCCGCCATCTGGAGAAGGGGCGGGTGGTCATCTTCGCGGCGGGCACGGGCAACCCCTTCTTCACCACCGACACCGCCGCCAGCCTGCGCGCGATGGAGATCGGCGCCCAGGTGATCTTCAAGGCCACCCGGGTGGACGGCGTCTACGACGCCGATCCCATGAAGCACCCCGGCGCGGTGCGCTTCGAGAAGCTCTCCTACATCGACGTCCTGAACCGCCAGCTCCAGGTCATGGACGCCACCGCCATCTCCCTCTGCATGGACAACGCCCTGCCGATCCTCGTCTTCAACATGATGCGACCCGGCAACATCAAGAAGGCGGTGATGGGGGCGCGCATCGGGACCCTCGTCCACGGGGGGCCGACATGA
- the rseP gene encoding RIP metalloprotease RseP — translation MLMTGPLVSFLAFAVALGVLVFVHELGHFVVAKRLGILVQRFSIGFGPVILSHRKGETEYALSAMPLGGYVKMLGEEDENDPAVIAEPERAFSTQPARRRAAIVFAGPAMNFVFAFLVYAILFATVGAEVPSHEARIGGVTSGMPAEHAGLKPDDRIVAVDDTPISTWEQLSQGVLGSQGRRLRLTVERDGSRFTIEVTPELKDNRTIFGEDTGRVYRIGIEASRDWTQVSAPRAVLMAAQQTWSASVVVFKGLLLMVQGRVSPRELGGPIAIARAAGQQARAGARYFLTMLAFLSINLGVLNLLPIPALDGGHLAFFGIEGLMRRPLRQRHRELAQQVGLLLLITLMVFVFYNDIHRLVQG, via the coding sequence ATGCTCATGACCGGACCGCTGGTGTCATTCCTTGCTTTTGCCGTCGCGCTCGGGGTTCTCGTGTTCGTCCACGAGCTCGGCCACTTCGTGGTGGCCAAGCGCCTGGGGATCCTCGTACAGCGGTTCTCCATCGGCTTCGGGCCGGTGATCCTGTCGCACCGCAAGGGCGAGACCGAGTACGCGCTCTCCGCCATGCCGCTCGGCGGCTACGTCAAGATGCTCGGCGAGGAGGACGAGAACGACCCGGCCGTGATCGCCGAGCCCGAGCGCGCCTTCTCGACGCAGCCGGCTCGCCGGCGGGCGGCGATCGTCTTCGCCGGCCCGGCCATGAACTTCGTCTTCGCGTTCCTCGTCTACGCGATCCTCTTCGCCACGGTGGGCGCCGAGGTGCCGTCGCACGAGGCCCGCATCGGGGGCGTCACGTCGGGGATGCCGGCCGAGCACGCTGGCCTCAAGCCCGACGACCGCATCGTCGCCGTCGACGACACGCCGATCTCGACGTGGGAGCAGCTCTCGCAGGGTGTCCTCGGCTCCCAGGGCCGTCGCCTGCGCCTGACCGTCGAGCGGGACGGCTCGCGGTTCACCATCGAGGTGACCCCCGAGCTGAAGGACAACCGGACGATCTTCGGCGAGGACACGGGCCGCGTCTACCGCATCGGCATCGAGGCATCGCGGGACTGGACCCAGGTGAGCGCCCCGCGCGCCGTCCTCATGGCAGCCCAGCAGACCTGGTCGGCGTCGGTGGTCGTCTTCAAGGGCCTCCTCCTGATGGTCCAGGGGCGGGTCTCGCCGCGCGAGCTGGGCGGGCCGATCGCCATCGCCCGGGCCGCCGGCCAGCAGGCCCGCGCGGGCGCCCGCTATTTCCTGACGATGCTCGCTTTCCTCTCGATCAACCTCGGCGTGCTGAACCTGCTGCCCATCCCCGCCCTCGACGGCGGCCACCTCGCCTTCTTCGGGATCGAGGGGCTCATGCGCCGTC
- the rpsB gene encoding 30S ribosomal protein S2 yields MTDVTMKNLLEAGVHFGHQTSRWNPKMKPYIFGARNGIYIIDLQQTVKMFRDAYNFVRDLTAQGGQILFVGTKKQAQDAMREEAERCGAFYVNTRWLGGMLTNFQTIKQSIDRLKKLDEMLEDAQIAEALTKKELQQLRREREKLLSSLGGIKGLRKLPDALFVIDPKKEEIAVKEANKLGIPVVAVVDTNCDPDLIDYRIPGNDDAIRAIRLFCAAIAEAVIEGRNLYEERQRGAGQEPEAASNGVALGARLAGTAEAGATQA; encoded by the coding sequence AACCCGAAAATGAAGCCCTACATCTTCGGCGCGCGCAACGGCATCTACATCATCGACCTCCAGCAGACCGTCAAGATGTTCCGCGACGCGTACAACTTCGTGCGGGACCTGACGGCGCAGGGCGGCCAGATCCTCTTCGTCGGCACCAAGAAGCAGGCACAGGACGCGATGCGGGAGGAAGCGGAACGCTGCGGCGCCTTCTACGTCAACACCCGCTGGCTGGGCGGTATGTTGACCAACTTTCAGACCATCAAACAGTCCATCGACCGCCTGAAGAAGCTCGACGAGATGCTCGAGGACGCGCAGATCGCCGAGGCGCTGACCAAGAAGGAGCTGCAGCAACTGCGGCGCGAGCGGGAGAAGCTCCTCTCGTCGCTCGGCGGCATCAAGGGTCTCCGCAAGCTCCCCGACGCGCTCTTCGTGATCGACCCGAAGAAGGAGGAGATCGCGGTCAAGGAGGCCAACAAGCTCGGCATCCCGGTGGTGGCGGTGGTGGACACCAACTGTGACCCGGACCTGATCGACTACAGGATTCCCGGCAACGACGACGCCATCCGGGCGATCCGGCTCTTCTGCGCCGCGATCGCGGAGGCGGTCATCGAGGGACGGAACCTCTACGAGGAGCGGCAGCGGGGCGCCGGCCAGGAGCCCGAGGCGGCGAGCAACGGCGTCGCGCTCGGGGCGCGGTTGGCGGGCACGGCGGAGGCCGGGGCGACGCAGGCATGA
- the tsf gene encoding translation elongation factor Ts, whose translation MSLALVKELREKTGAGLLDCQKALGEASGDVDKALRLLRERGLAKAAKKATRTASDGAIGAYIHPGGKIGVLIEVNCETDFVAKTAEFQQLVKDLAMQVAAAAPRYVSREDVPAGELEAEREIYRAQARQSGKPEKIIERIVEGQVERFYKDVCLLEQPFVKQSDRTVAEIVNEAIVRFGVNVAVRRFARFQLGESLERRSDNKEISAGGALGA comes from the coding sequence ATGAGCCTCGCCCTCGTCAAGGAGCTCCGGGAGAAGACGGGGGCCGGGCTGCTCGACTGTCAGAAGGCGCTCGGGGAGGCGTCCGGCGACGTCGACAAGGCGCTGCGCCTGCTGCGCGAGCGCGGGCTCGCCAAGGCGGCGAAGAAGGCCACCCGCACCGCCAGCGACGGCGCCATCGGCGCCTACATCCACCCGGGCGGCAAGATCGGGGTGCTGATCGAGGTCAACTGCGAGACGGACTTCGTGGCCAAGACCGCCGAGTTCCAGCAGCTCGTGAAGGATCTGGCGATGCAGGTGGCCGCCGCCGCCCCGCGCTACGTGAGCCGGGAGGACGTCCCCGCCGGGGAGCTCGAGGCCGAGCGCGAGATCTACCGGGCACAGGCGCGGCAGTCCGGCAAGCCCGAGAAGATCATCGAGCGCATCGTCGAGGGACAGGTCGAGCGCTTCTACAAGGACGTCTGCCTCCTCGAGCAGCCCTTCGTCAAGCAGAGCGATCGCACCGTCGCGGAGATCGTCAACGAGGCGATCGTACGGTTCGGAGTGAACGTGGCGGTGCGCCGTTTCGCTCGTTTCCAGCTCGGGGAGTCGCTCGAGCGGCGTTCGGACAACAAGGAGATCTCTGCTGGAGGCGCGCTCGGAGCCTGA
- a CDS encoding phosphatidate cytidylyltransferase produces MLRTRLLTAAVAIPALWVMVWKLPAALFAGFILAVTAVGLFEYFAMALPEHPLEQAVGIVWGLVVGAGIVARRPEFWGAGLGLTVIGGLVFPLVRNGDLAGAVHRLGLTVLGVLYVGFVTPHIVLLRHGGPDGWRWVLFTVFVAMGSDSGGYFTGRAYGRRKLLPAVSPSKTVEGAAGAVAGAMLVAMLCRVIFFPRLAVEEALGLGGAISLLAQLGDLCESALKRAFGAKDSGWIIPGHGGILDRLDSLLFPMVFVYYYTAFPRG; encoded by the coding sequence GTGCTGCGCACCAGACTACTGACCGCGGCGGTTGCCATTCCGGCGTTGTGGGTCATGGTGTGGAAGCTGCCGGCGGCTTTGTTTGCGGGGTTCATATTGGCGGTCACGGCGGTCGGGCTCTTCGAGTACTTCGCGATGGCGCTGCCGGAGCATCCGCTGGAGCAGGCCGTGGGTATCGTGTGGGGGCTGGTGGTGGGGGCGGGGATCGTAGCGCGCCGGCCGGAGTTCTGGGGGGCGGGGCTCGGGCTCACCGTCATCGGCGGGCTGGTGTTCCCGCTGGTGCGGAACGGGGACCTCGCGGGCGCGGTCCACCGGCTCGGGCTCACGGTCCTCGGCGTCCTCTATGTCGGCTTCGTCACGCCGCACATCGTGCTGCTCCGCCACGGCGGACCCGACGGCTGGCGCTGGGTGCTGTTCACCGTGTTCGTCGCCATGGGCTCCGACTCGGGCGGCTACTTCACCGGGCGGGCCTACGGGCGGCGGAAGCTGCTGCCCGCGGTCAGCCCGAGCAAGACCGTCGAGGGCGCGGCCGGCGCCGTCGCCGGCGCCATGCTCGTCGCCATGCTCTGCCGCGTGATCTTCTTCCCGAGGCTCGCTGTCGAGGAGGCGCTCGGGCTCGGTGGCGCGATCAGCCTGCTCGCCCAGCTGGGCGACCTGTGCGAGTCGGCGCTCAAGCGCGCTTTCGGCGCCAAGGATTCCGGCTGGATTATACCGGGCCACGGTGGCATCCTGGACCGGCTGGACAGTCTCCTGTTCCCGATGGTGTTCGTCTACTACTACACCGCGTTTCCGCGCGGTTAG
- a CDS encoding isoprenyl transferase: MVELDPSRMPRHVAVIMDGNGRWAQQRGLARLHGHRVGKDSVRAAVETSRRLGIPYLSLYAFSSENWRRPPREVDGLMALLHRYLETELGKMMRNQIRLLAVGSLRRLPPAVREALRTTIEATRHNTGMTVILAVSYGGREEITRAARAIARRVRRGELRPEQITSAVVGRHLGTAGIPDPDLLIRTSGEMRLSNFFLWQIAYTEIYVTDTLWPDFREREFLQALAFYQQRQRRFGRTPAQVEREQRLRAVN, from the coding sequence ATGGTGGAGCTCGACCCCTCTCGCATGCCGCGGCACGTCGCCGTCATCATGGACGGCAACGGCCGCTGGGCGCAGCAGCGCGGCCTCGCGCGCCTGCACGGCCACCGGGTCGGCAAGGACTCGGTGCGCGCGGCGGTCGAGACGAGCCGCCGGCTCGGCATCCCGTACCTCTCGCTGTACGCTTTCTCGAGCGAGAACTGGCGCCGCCCGCCGCGCGAGGTGGACGGCCTCATGGCGCTGCTCCACCGCTATCTCGAGACCGAGCTCGGGAAGATGATGCGGAACCAGATCCGGCTGCTCGCCGTCGGGAGCCTGCGCCGCCTGCCGCCGGCCGTGCGCGAGGCGCTGCGCACCACGATCGAGGCGACGCGACACAACACCGGGATGACGGTCATCCTCGCGGTCAGCTACGGCGGCCGCGAGGAGATCACTCGCGCGGCGCGTGCCATCGCCCGTCGCGTGCGCCGCGGCGAGCTGCGCCCCGAGCAGATCACCTCGGCCGTCGTCGGCCGCCACCTCGGCACCGCGGGCATCCCGGATCCCGACCTGCTCATCCGGACCAGCGGCGAGATGCGCCTCAGCAACTTCTTCCTCTGGCAGATCGCCTACACGGAGATCTACGTCACCGACACGCTCTGGCCGGATTTCCGCGAGCGCGAGTTCCTCCAGGCGCTGGCTTTCTATCAGCAGCGCCAGCGTCGCTTCGGCCGGACGCCCGCTCAGGTGGAGCGGGAGCAACGGCTGCGTGCGGTTAATTAG